In Betta splendens chromosome 22, fBetSpl5.4, whole genome shotgun sequence, the following proteins share a genomic window:
- the scfd1 gene encoding sec1 family domain-containing protein 1 isoform X1: protein MAASVREKQTVALKRMLNFNAPPLKNTAAEPVWKVLIYDRFGQDIISPLLSVKELRDMGITLHLLLHSDRDPIPDVPAIYFVMPTEENIDRICQDLRNQLYESYYLNFISAISRSKLEDIASAALAANAVSQVTKVFDQYLNFITLEDDMFILCHQNKELISYHAINRADIQDTDMEAIMDTIVDSLFCFFVTLGAVPIIRCPRGNAAEMVAVKLDKKLRENLRDARNSLFTGDNISTGQFSFQRPLFVLTDRNVDMATPLHHTWTYQALIHDVLDFHLNRVMMEEGAGAEPSAAGARPKKKHRKTYDLTAADKFWQKHKGSPFPEVAESVQEELDAYRAQEDEVKRLKSIMGLEGEDEGAISMLSDNTAKLTSAVSSLPELLEKKRLIDLHTNVATAVLDHIKSRKLDVYFEYEEKLMSKSTLDKSLLDIISDPDAGTPEDKMRLFLIYYITAQQAPSESDLEQYKKALVDAACDLSPLNYIKQWKAFTKMAATPANYGNSGVKPMGLFSRVMNTGSQFVMEGVKNLVLKQHNLPVTRILDNLMEMKSHPETDDYRYFDPKMLRGSESSIPRNKNPFQEAIVFVVGGGNYIEYQNLVDYAKSKQGKKVVYGCSELFSAAQFIKQLSQLGQK, encoded by the exons ATGGCGGCGTCTGTCCGGGAGAAGCAGACAG TCGCTCTGAAGCGAATGCTGAACTTTAacgctcctcctctgaagaacaCAGCAGCCGAGCCCGTATGGAAG gtGCTGATATACGACCGCTTTGGCCAAGACATCATCTCTCCGCTGCTGTCCGTCAAAGAGCTGAGGGACATGGGCATCACGCTGCATCT tctgCTTCACTCAGACAGAGATCCGATCCCAGATGTACCAGCGATCTACTTCGTCATGCCCACAGAAGAGAACATCGACAGGATATGCCAG gacctGAGGAACCAGCTGTATGAGTCCTACTACCTGAACTTCATCTCTGCCATCAGTAGAAGTAAACTGGAGGACATTGCCAGTGCGGCTCTGGCTGCTAACGCAGTCAGCCAAGTCACCAAG GTGTTTGACCAATACCTGAACTTCATCACTCTGGAAGACGACATGTTTATCCTCTGCCACCAAAACAAGGAGCTCATCTCTTACCAtg CCATCAACAGAGCAGACATCCAGGACACGGATATGGAGGCCATCATGGACACCATCGTGGACAGCCTCTTCTGTTTCTTTGTCACTCTGG GTGCGGTGCCGATCATCCGCTGCCCCAGAGGAAATGCAGCAGAGATGGTGGCTGTG AAGTTGGACAAGAAGCTCCGCGAAAACTTACGGGACGCCAGGAACAGCCTGTTCACTGGAGACAACATATCTACTGGACAGTTCAG TTTCCAGAGGCCTCTGTTCGTTCTGACAGATCGTAACGTGGACATGGCCACACCCCTCCACCATACCTGGACCTATCAGGCGCTGATCCACGATGTCCTG GACTTCCACCTGAACAGGGTGATGATGGAGGAAGGCGCCGGGGCAGAGCCATCAGCTGCTGGTGCCAGACCAAAGAAGAAGCATAGGAAGACCTATGATCTGACAGCTGCAGACAAGTTCTGGCAGAAACACAAGGGAAG TCCGTTCCCAGAGGTGGCAGAATCAGTCCAGGAAGAGCTGGATGCCTACAGAGCTCAGGAGGATGAAGTCAAACGCCTGAAGAGCATCATG GGTTTGGAGGGAGAAGATGAAGGAGCCATCAGCATGCTGTCCGACAACACGGCCAAGCTCACGTCTGCTGTCAG CTCTctgcctgagctgctggagaagaagCGGCTGATTGACCTGCACACCAACGTCGCCACAGCCGTGCTCGACCACATCAAG AGTCGTAAACTGGACGTTTACTTTGAGTATGAAGAGAAACTCATGAGCAAATCGACGTTGGACAAGTCTCTGCTGGACATAATCAGCGACCCAGACG CTGGGACCCCAGAAGACAAAATGAGGCTGTTCCTCATCTACTACATCACGGCTCAGCAGGCGCCGTCAGAG TCTGACCTGGAGCAGTACAAGAAGGCCTTGGTGGACGCTGCCTGTGACCTTTCTCCTCTCAACTACATCAAACAGTGGAA GGCTTTTACCAAGATGGCCGCCACTCCAGCCAACTACGGCAACAGTGGAGTCAAGCCCATGGG GCTCTTTTCTAGAGTAATGAACACTGGCTCCCAGTTTGTCATGGAGGGAGTGAAAAACCTTGTGCTCAAGCAGCAT AACCTTCCCGTCACTCGGATTCTGGACAATCTGATGGAGATGAAGTCGCACCCT GAGACGGATGACTACCGATACTTCGACCCAAAGATGCTTCGCGGCAGCGAGAG CTCCATCCCCAGGAACAAGAACCCGTTCCAGGAG gccaTCGTGTTCGTGGTGGGGGGAGGAAACTACATAGAGTATCAGAACCTGGTGGACTACGCCAAG TCCAAACAGGGGAAGAAGGTCGTGTACGGCTGCAGTGAGCTGTTCAGCGCCGCTCAGTTCATCAAACAG CTCTCCCAACTGGGCCAAAAGTGA
- the scfd1 gene encoding sec1 family domain-containing protein 1 isoform X2 encodes MLNFNAPPLKNTAAEPVWKVLIYDRFGQDIISPLLSVKELRDMGITLHLLLHSDRDPIPDVPAIYFVMPTEENIDRICQDLRNQLYESYYLNFISAISRSKLEDIASAALAANAVSQVTKVFDQYLNFITLEDDMFILCHQNKELISYHAINRADIQDTDMEAIMDTIVDSLFCFFVTLGAVPIIRCPRGNAAEMVAVKLDKKLRENLRDARNSLFTGDNISTGQFSFQRPLFVLTDRNVDMATPLHHTWTYQALIHDVLDFHLNRVMMEEGAGAEPSAAGARPKKKHRKTYDLTAADKFWQKHKGSPFPEVAESVQEELDAYRAQEDEVKRLKSIMGLEGEDEGAISMLSDNTAKLTSAVSSLPELLEKKRLIDLHTNVATAVLDHIKSRKLDVYFEYEEKLMSKSTLDKSLLDIISDPDAGTPEDKMRLFLIYYITAQQAPSESDLEQYKKALVDAACDLSPLNYIKQWKAFTKMAATPANYGNSGVKPMGLFSRVMNTGSQFVMEGVKNLVLKQHNLPVTRILDNLMEMKSHPETDDYRYFDPKMLRGSESSIPRNKNPFQEAIVFVVGGGNYIEYQNLVDYAKSKQGKKVVYGCSELFSAAQFIKQLSQLGQK; translated from the exons ATGCTGAACTTTAacgctcctcctctgaagaacaCAGCAGCCGAGCCCGTATGGAAG gtGCTGATATACGACCGCTTTGGCCAAGACATCATCTCTCCGCTGCTGTCCGTCAAAGAGCTGAGGGACATGGGCATCACGCTGCATCT tctgCTTCACTCAGACAGAGATCCGATCCCAGATGTACCAGCGATCTACTTCGTCATGCCCACAGAAGAGAACATCGACAGGATATGCCAG gacctGAGGAACCAGCTGTATGAGTCCTACTACCTGAACTTCATCTCTGCCATCAGTAGAAGTAAACTGGAGGACATTGCCAGTGCGGCTCTGGCTGCTAACGCAGTCAGCCAAGTCACCAAG GTGTTTGACCAATACCTGAACTTCATCACTCTGGAAGACGACATGTTTATCCTCTGCCACCAAAACAAGGAGCTCATCTCTTACCAtg CCATCAACAGAGCAGACATCCAGGACACGGATATGGAGGCCATCATGGACACCATCGTGGACAGCCTCTTCTGTTTCTTTGTCACTCTGG GTGCGGTGCCGATCATCCGCTGCCCCAGAGGAAATGCAGCAGAGATGGTGGCTGTG AAGTTGGACAAGAAGCTCCGCGAAAACTTACGGGACGCCAGGAACAGCCTGTTCACTGGAGACAACATATCTACTGGACAGTTCAG TTTCCAGAGGCCTCTGTTCGTTCTGACAGATCGTAACGTGGACATGGCCACACCCCTCCACCATACCTGGACCTATCAGGCGCTGATCCACGATGTCCTG GACTTCCACCTGAACAGGGTGATGATGGAGGAAGGCGCCGGGGCAGAGCCATCAGCTGCTGGTGCCAGACCAAAGAAGAAGCATAGGAAGACCTATGATCTGACAGCTGCAGACAAGTTCTGGCAGAAACACAAGGGAAG TCCGTTCCCAGAGGTGGCAGAATCAGTCCAGGAAGAGCTGGATGCCTACAGAGCTCAGGAGGATGAAGTCAAACGCCTGAAGAGCATCATG GGTTTGGAGGGAGAAGATGAAGGAGCCATCAGCATGCTGTCCGACAACACGGCCAAGCTCACGTCTGCTGTCAG CTCTctgcctgagctgctggagaagaagCGGCTGATTGACCTGCACACCAACGTCGCCACAGCCGTGCTCGACCACATCAAG AGTCGTAAACTGGACGTTTACTTTGAGTATGAAGAGAAACTCATGAGCAAATCGACGTTGGACAAGTCTCTGCTGGACATAATCAGCGACCCAGACG CTGGGACCCCAGAAGACAAAATGAGGCTGTTCCTCATCTACTACATCACGGCTCAGCAGGCGCCGTCAGAG TCTGACCTGGAGCAGTACAAGAAGGCCTTGGTGGACGCTGCCTGTGACCTTTCTCCTCTCAACTACATCAAACAGTGGAA GGCTTTTACCAAGATGGCCGCCACTCCAGCCAACTACGGCAACAGTGGAGTCAAGCCCATGGG GCTCTTTTCTAGAGTAATGAACACTGGCTCCCAGTTTGTCATGGAGGGAGTGAAAAACCTTGTGCTCAAGCAGCAT AACCTTCCCGTCACTCGGATTCTGGACAATCTGATGGAGATGAAGTCGCACCCT GAGACGGATGACTACCGATACTTCGACCCAAAGATGCTTCGCGGCAGCGAGAG CTCCATCCCCAGGAACAAGAACCCGTTCCAGGAG gccaTCGTGTTCGTGGTGGGGGGAGGAAACTACATAGAGTATCAGAACCTGGTGGACTACGCCAAG TCCAAACAGGGGAAGAAGGTCGTGTACGGCTGCAGTGAGCTGTTCAGCGCCGCTCAGTTCATCAAACAG CTCTCCCAACTGGGCCAAAAGTGA